A stretch of the Dichotomicrobium thermohalophilum genome encodes the following:
- the lptB gene encoding LPS export ABC transporter ATP-binding protein, producing the protein MAITERRRQPAPQPQRSRRAPQQAVQPVPHPRALDEATGTLEAENLTKSFKSRQVVGGASLHIQRGEAVGLLGPNGAGKTTIFYMITGLIPADTGRIVIDAHDVTRLPMYRRARLGIGYLPQEASIFRGLTVEENIRAVLEIVEPNRKERKHQLDALLEEFRITRLRKSPAIALSGGERRRVEIARALASRPSYMLLDEPFAGIDPIAIGDIRNLVHHLKDRGIGVLITDHNVRETLELIDRAYIIYEGRVLIEGTPDEIIANDEVRRVYLGDQFSL; encoded by the coding sequence ATGGCCATTACCGAACGGCGCCGACAGCCCGCGCCCCAGCCGCAACGCTCCCGCCGCGCGCCGCAGCAGGCCGTGCAGCCGGTTCCGCACCCCCGCGCGTTGGACGAGGCGACAGGGACGCTTGAGGCCGAGAACCTCACCAAAAGCTTCAAGAGCCGACAGGTCGTCGGCGGCGCGAGCCTGCACATCCAGCGCGGTGAGGCGGTTGGCCTGCTCGGGCCGAACGGGGCGGGCAAGACAACGATCTTCTACATGATCACCGGGCTGATCCCGGCCGATACCGGGCGCATCGTCATCGACGCACACGACGTCACACGCCTGCCGATGTATCGCCGGGCGCGGCTGGGCATCGGCTATCTGCCGCAGGAGGCGTCCATCTTTCGCGGCCTGACGGTCGAGGAGAACATCCGCGCGGTGCTGGAGATCGTCGAGCCGAACCGCAAGGAGCGCAAGCATCAACTGGACGCGCTGCTTGAGGAGTTCCGGATCACGCGGCTGCGCAAGTCCCCGGCCATTGCGCTTTCCGGTGGCGAGCGCCGCCGGGTCGAGATCGCCCGGGCGTTGGCGAGCCGGCCATCCTACATGCTGCTCGACGAGCCTTTTGCGGGGATCGACCCGATCGCCATCGGTGACATTCGCAATCTCGTTCACCACCTGAAGGATCGTGGCATCGGCGTACTGATCACCGACCACAACGTTCGTGAGACTTTGGAGCTGATTGACCGGGCTTATATCATTTACGAAGGTCGGGTCTTGATCGAGGGCACGCCCGACGAGATCATAGCGAACGATGAAGTCCGCCGCGTGTATCTCGGCGACCAGTTCTCGCTTTAG
- a CDS encoding universal stress protein gives MVPVDLTHVEHLQKALQTAADLAKHYGSPVTYVGVTPETPSPVAHNPSEYAQKLEAFAQDQASKHGHEASSKAYTSTDPAIDINDTLLKAVHETRADLVVMQSHIPNVTDYIWPSHGGSVASHSDVSVFLVR, from the coding sequence ATGGTTCCCGTAGATCTGACACATGTTGAACATTTGCAAAAAGCTTTGCAGACCGCGGCTGATCTCGCGAAGCATTACGGCAGTCCGGTCACTTACGTCGGCGTGACGCCGGAAACACCCAGCCCGGTCGCGCATAATCCATCCGAATATGCGCAAAAACTTGAAGCTTTCGCGCAGGACCAGGCCAGCAAGCATGGCCACGAGGCCTCCTCGAAAGCTTACACAAGCACCGACCCGGCCATCGACATCAACGATACGCTGCTCAAGGCGGTCCACGAGACGCGGGCAGATCTTGTCGTCATGCAATCGCATATTCCCAACGTGACCGACTACATCTGGCCGTCGCATGGCGGCTCGGTGGCATCACACTCTGATGTCTCGGTTTTCCTGGTCCGCTAG
- the rpoN gene encoding RNA polymerase factor sigma-54 codes for MALRLELKPSQSLVMTPQLQQSIKLLQLSNLELASVIDRELAENPLLQRAEEAEAGESTVSEADFSLEQAPFPEGGASLSTPQAGASGEPPPGDFAPPEGPSLRAHLEEQLSLAAPSPKERMIGLNLIDMIDEAGYLRGDTGQLAERLNVAPEDVERVLTLLQSFDPAGVGARGLPECLEIQLREQGRLDPMIATLLRHLDLIAAQDLPKLARLCEADIEDVRDMIAEIRRLNPKPGLCFGGAPVAQITPDVVVRARPDGNWHVELNGQTLPRLLVDRAYFATVRAQASHDDRAFLGDCLNAANWLVRSLDQRARTILKVAEEIVRRQDGFLRHGAEHLQPMTLRDVAAEIDMHESTVSRASAHKYMATPRGLFEFRYFFTSAVAAADGASAHSSEAVRHRIKQLVDAETPDSVLSDDQIVEALKASGIDIARRTVAKYRDLMRIPSSRERRRAKKLELMQSG; via the coding sequence ATGGCGCTCAGATTGGAGCTGAAGCCCAGCCAATCGCTCGTCATGACGCCGCAGTTGCAGCAGTCGATCAAGCTGCTGCAACTCTCCAACCTCGAACTGGCCTCTGTCATCGATCGGGAACTGGCGGAGAACCCGCTTCTGCAGCGCGCGGAGGAGGCCGAAGCGGGCGAGAGCACGGTGAGCGAGGCGGACTTCAGCCTGGAGCAGGCGCCGTTTCCTGAAGGGGGGGCGAGCCTCTCGACACCCCAGGCGGGCGCATCCGGCGAGCCGCCGCCCGGCGATTTCGCGCCGCCCGAGGGGCCGAGCCTGCGCGCACATCTGGAAGAACAGCTAAGCCTTGCCGCGCCGAGCCCCAAGGAGCGGATGATCGGGCTCAACCTGATCGACATGATCGACGAGGCCGGCTATCTCCGTGGCGATACCGGCCAATTGGCCGAGCGGCTGAATGTCGCGCCGGAGGACGTGGAGCGCGTGCTGACCCTGCTGCAATCCTTCGACCCGGCGGGGGTGGGCGCGCGGGGTTTGCCCGAATGCCTGGAAATCCAGTTGCGCGAACAGGGCCGGCTCGATCCGATGATCGCCACGCTGCTGCGCCATCTCGACCTGATCGCTGCGCAGGATCTCCCCAAGCTGGCGCGGCTGTGCGAAGCTGATATCGAGGATGTGCGGGACATGATCGCCGAGATTCGGCGACTGAACCCAAAGCCGGGCCTGTGCTTCGGCGGGGCGCCGGTGGCGCAGATCACGCCGGATGTGGTCGTGCGCGCCCGGCCCGACGGGAACTGGCATGTCGAACTGAACGGGCAAACCCTGCCACGCCTGTTGGTAGACCGCGCCTATTTCGCCACCGTGCGGGCCCAGGCGAGCCATGATGACCGAGCCTTCCTCGGAGATTGCCTGAACGCGGCGAACTGGCTGGTCAGGAGTCTGGATCAGCGCGCCCGAACGATCCTGAAGGTGGCCGAGGAGATCGTGCGCCGGCAGGACGGCTTTCTGCGCCACGGCGCCGAGCATCTCCAGCCAATGACGCTACGGGACGTGGCCGCCGAGATCGACATGCACGAATCGACCGTCAGCCGTGCCAGCGCGCATAAGTACATGGCGACGCCGCGCGGTCTCTTTGAGTTCCGCTATTTCTTCACCTCCGCCGTCGCGGCGGCCGACGGTGCCTCCGCCCATTCCTCGGAGGCCGTGCGCCATCGTATCAAACAACTTGTGGATGCTGAGACACCTGATTCGGTTCTCTCGGATGACCAGATCGTCGAGGCGCTGAAGGCCTCAGGGATCGACATCGCACGGCGCACGGTGGCCAAATACCGCGATCTCATGCGGATCCCGTCCTCGCGCGAGCGCCGGCGCGCCAAGAAGCTCGAATTGATGCAGTCGGGCTAG
- a CDS encoding YARHG domain-containing protein → MAQDTDEQGVPDPGGSDQMEMMDEQGTGDAVMDEQDMEEPVDPASPEADGMDGTMMDEQDMGEPDADAMQEETGPADMISDSSERALVEEELVEMTCDELWIARNEIFDRNGYCFRSERGKAYFDNSDCTSDSQDILSELEWQNVELIKQVEAEKQCN, encoded by the coding sequence ATGGCGCAGGACACAGATGAGCAGGGCGTGCCCGATCCCGGCGGCAGCGACCAGATGGAGATGATGGACGAGCAGGGCACCGGCGACGCTGTGATGGATGAACAGGACATGGAAGAGCCGGTCGACCCGGCTTCGCCCGAGGCTGACGGCATGGACGGCACCATGATGGATGAACAGGACATGGGCGAGCCGGATGCCGATGCCATGCAGGAGGAGACGGGCCCGGCCGACATGATATCCGACAGCTCGGAGCGTGCGCTGGTCGAGGAAGAGCTCGTCGAGATGACCTGCGACGAACTGTGGATCGCCCGGAACGAGATCTTCGACCGCAATGGCTACTGCTTCCGCAGCGAGCGCGGCAAGGCGTATTTCGACAATTCCGACTGCACCTCCGATTCGCAGGACATCCTGTCCGAGCTCGAATGGCAGAACGTCGAGCTGATCAAGCAGGTCGAAGCCGAAAAGCAGTGTAACTAG
- the lptA gene encoding lipopolysaccharide transport periplasmic protein LptA — MKRKTASLRQPRLRQVWMAAAFVVLGLFASVAVAPALAQSIGSSFQAYQTSTDEPIDIEADLLEVDDKQKQAVFKGNVVARQGGFSLKAKELAVHYTGQPSGDVATASTGGRNASIRRIEAKGKVLVTTKDDQTATSEWANFDVEEQVVTIGGNVVLSQGENVLRGDRLVIDLKSGKSRFEVKNESGKQRIRGLFQPRQD; from the coding sequence ATGAAACGGAAGACAGCATCGCTTCGCCAGCCGCGCCTGCGGCAGGTTTGGATGGCGGCGGCCTTCGTCGTACTCGGCCTGTTCGCAAGCGTCGCCGTGGCGCCCGCGCTGGCGCAGAGCATCGGCAGCAGCTTCCAAGCCTATCAAACCAGCACCGACGAGCCGATCGACATTGAGGCCGATCTGCTTGAAGTCGATGACAAGCAGAAGCAGGCCGTGTTCAAGGGCAACGTGGTAGCACGTCAGGGTGGTTTCTCGCTGAAGGCGAAGGAACTGGCCGTTCACTACACGGGCCAGCCAAGCGGTGACGTCGCGACGGCGAGCACGGGCGGCAGGAACGCCAGCATCCGGCGGATCGAGGCCAAGGGCAAGGTTCTTGTCACCACCAAGGACGACCAGACCGCGACGAGCGAATGGGCCAATTTCGATGTGGAAGAACAGGTGGTCACCATCGGGGGTAACGTCGTGCTCTCTCAGGGCGAGAACGTGCTGCGCGGCGATCGGCTGGTGATCGACCTGAAAAGCGGCAAGAGCCGTTTCGAGGTCAAGAACGAGTCGGGCAAGCAGCGTATCCGCGGGCTGTTCCAGCCGCGACAGGACTGA
- a CDS encoding M15 family metallopeptidase: MKIRTLASGLTHLLFIALIALAAAKSAQDSGRPEAEPGAHQPVRAAEARLAEQTGNMVDAGQSRTLPASADAEVERAAEAPADDEAAQTVAPEEPAPRAKREQTEPAAKPLSRNERLMRRLVSAYPAFLAGYEDNAIIWHDGTRMPFDDGREKTFKQRLTDPDLEDQFYAEYPRGLRGVPPLENVDPGRVRYEPFFEKMYGNCKDDRRAVSARLKEVVWLPENYGKTLRVTKVNGVADALQKVSNKLDKLPQRFMKYLRPSAGTYHCRTIAGTERFSVHAFGAAVDINAKYGDYWRWSGAEPGETLVYRNRIPWEIVEIFEQHGFIWGGKWYHYDTLHFEYRPELLNGPAPEPVSAPAPAPLPAKRPVPEQRAAR; encoded by the coding sequence GTGAAAATCAGGACGTTGGCATCGGGGCTTACCCATCTGCTGTTCATAGCGCTGATCGCGCTGGCGGCGGCGAAATCCGCGCAGGACTCGGGACGCCCCGAGGCAGAGCCCGGAGCACACCAGCCGGTGCGCGCGGCGGAAGCCAGACTGGCCGAGCAGACGGGAAACATGGTCGATGCCGGCCAGAGCAGGACCTTGCCGGCGTCCGCGGACGCCGAAGTCGAACGGGCAGCCGAGGCCCCGGCGGACGACGAAGCAGCGCAAACCGTCGCGCCGGAGGAACCCGCGCCGAGAGCGAAGCGGGAGCAGACAGAGCCCGCGGCCAAACCGCTTAGCCGCAACGAACGTCTTATGCGCCGGCTGGTGTCCGCTTATCCCGCCTTCCTCGCCGGCTACGAGGACAACGCCATCATCTGGCACGACGGCACACGGATGCCGTTCGACGACGGGCGGGAAAAGACCTTCAAGCAGCGCCTGACCGATCCGGACCTCGAAGACCAGTTCTACGCCGAATATCCGCGCGGCCTGCGCGGTGTGCCGCCGCTCGAAAATGTCGATCCGGGCCGCGTGCGCTACGAGCCGTTCTTCGAGAAGATGTACGGCAACTGCAAGGATGACCGGCGGGCGGTCAGCGCGCGGCTGAAGGAGGTTGTCTGGCTGCCGGAGAACTACGGCAAGACGCTGCGCGTGACCAAGGTGAACGGCGTTGCCGACGCGCTGCAGAAGGTTTCCAACAAGCTGGACAAGCTGCCACAGCGTTTCATGAAATACCTGCGCCCCAGTGCCGGCACCTATCATTGCCGCACCATCGCCGGGACCGAGCGTTTCAGCGTCCACGCCTTCGGCGCTGCCGTGGATATCAACGCGAAATACGGCGACTACTGGCGCTGGAGCGGCGCCGAGCCAGGCGAGACTCTGGTCTACCGTAATCGCATCCCCTGGGAAATCGTCGAGATCTTCGAGCAGCACGGCTTCATCTGGGGCGGGAAGTGGTATCATTACGACACGCTGCATTTCGAGTACCGGCCGGAATTGCTGAACGGCCCAGCGCCAGAGCCTGTGTCCGCGCCAGCGCCAGCGCCCCTCCCGGCGAAACGCCCGGTGCCGGAACAGCGCGCCGCGCGCTGA
- a CDS encoding BCCT family transporter, giving the protein MTTDTDVEAVPSPEGPADIIETDYQIGQDNITPKIGPFGLDIHNPVFLVSGLVVIAFVLLTIIFQDSAGPAFDGMRKFLTSNLDWFFLSAGNIFVLVCIACIVLPIGSVRLGGRDATPDYSYLGWFSMLFAAGMGIGLMFFGVSEPISHYSSSVAEGAGSPDSWAPLAGAAGDPDEARRLGMAATIFHWGLHPWAVYAIVALGLALFSFNKGLPLTIRSLFYPIFGERVWGWPGHVIDILAVFATLFGLATSLGLGAQQANAGLDFVFGVPNTVDVQVILIIAITAVALISVLRGLDGGVKVLSEINMVVAAALLLFVMFAGGIMSVLSGFVSNLVAYGEELIPLSSPVGRDDDNFRQGWTSFYWAWWISWSPFVGMFIARVSRGRTVREFMIAVLLVPTIVSVLWMTAFGGTAISLIEEAGMTQIADAALELKLFEMLSGLPLAAITSFIGVVLVIVFFVTSSDSGSLVIDTITAGGKVNAPVSQRVFWCTFEGLVAIALLLGGGLGALQAAAVSTGFPFAVILLLACYALFKGLYSEPRGKAAAAA; this is encoded by the coding sequence TTGACTACTGACACTGACGTCGAAGCCGTCCCAAGTCCCGAAGGGCCGGCCGATATCATCGAGACCGATTATCAGATCGGTCAGGATAACATCACACCGAAAATCGGCCCTTTCGGCCTGGATATCCACAATCCGGTGTTCCTGGTTTCGGGCCTGGTGGTGATTGCCTTTGTGCTGCTCACCATCATCTTCCAGGACAGCGCTGGCCCCGCATTTGACGGAATGCGGAAGTTCCTGACTTCGAACCTCGACTGGTTCTTCCTGTCCGCGGGCAACATTTTCGTGCTCGTCTGCATCGCATGCATTGTCCTGCCGATCGGCAGCGTCCGCCTCGGCGGCCGCGATGCCACGCCAGACTACAGTTATCTCGGCTGGTTCTCCATGCTGTTCGCAGCGGGGATGGGCATCGGTCTGATGTTCTTCGGCGTCAGCGAGCCAATATCGCATTACAGCTCGTCCGTCGCCGAAGGCGCGGGAAGCCCGGATAGCTGGGCGCCGCTTGCCGGTGCTGCTGGCGATCCCGACGAGGCGAGACGGCTCGGCATGGCCGCGACGATCTTCCACTGGGGTCTGCACCCGTGGGCGGTCTATGCGATCGTGGCGCTCGGCTTGGCGCTGTTCTCCTTCAACAAGGGGCTGCCGCTTACCATCCGCTCGCTATTCTACCCGATCTTCGGCGAGCGAGTCTGGGGCTGGCCCGGCCACGTCATCGACATCCTGGCCGTTTTCGCCACGCTCTTCGGCCTTGCCACATCGCTGGGTCTGGGTGCGCAGCAGGCGAACGCCGGTCTGGATTTCGTCTTCGGGGTGCCAAACACGGTCGATGTCCAGGTCATCCTGATCATCGCCATCACGGCTGTGGCTCTGATCTCGGTGCTGCGGGGTCTTGACGGCGGCGTGAAGGTGCTGTCCGAGATCAACATGGTTGTGGCGGCCGCGCTGCTCCTCTTCGTGATGTTCGCCGGCGGCATCATGTCCGTGTTGAGCGGATTCGTGAGCAACCTTGTCGCTTACGGCGAGGAGTTGATCCCGCTGTCCAGTCCGGTTGGCCGCGATGACGATAACTTCCGTCAGGGCTGGACCTCGTTCTACTGGGCCTGGTGGATTTCCTGGTCACCGTTTGTTGGCATGTTCATCGCCCGCGTGAGCCGCGGCCGCACGGTGCGCGAGTTCATGATCGCCGTGCTGCTTGTCCCGACGATCGTGTCGGTCCTGTGGATGACTGCGTTCGGGGGAACCGCCATCTCCCTGATCGAAGAAGCCGGCATGACCCAGATCGCCGACGCGGCGCTCGAGCTCAAGCTGTTCGAGATGCTCAGCGGCCTGCCGCTGGCGGCGATCACCTCGTTTATCGGCGTGGTCCTGGTCATCGTATTCTTCGTGACCTCCTCGGACTCCGGTTCGCTGGTCATCGACACCATCACGGCCGGCGGCAAGGTCAACGCCCCGGTCTCCCAGCGTGTGTTCTGGTGCACCTTCGAGGGACTGGTGGCGATCGCCCTTCTGCTGGGCGGCGGCCTCGGCGCACTGCAGGCGGCCGCGGTTTCGACCGGCTTCCCCTTCGCGGTGATCCTGCTGCTGGCGTGCTACGCCCTGTTCAAGGGGCTGTATTCCGAGCCGCGAGGCAAGGCTGCCGCGGCGGCATAA
- a CDS encoding Ppx/GppA phosphatase family protein yields the protein MARPSRRGFIVVDAFSRVIKLGEGITQSGALSEQAMRRTIDALKVCAEKMIRRGVQRSRLIATEACRVASNAEEFVGRVREETGLELEIIDRETEARLAVSGCASLIDRQSDGALVFDIGGGSSELIFLDLRCMKDQQKRRPHDRLWAQDCVAAWTSLPVGVVTLAEQFAGEPMDQRTFEAMVREVHRALQDFDLEHGVSGRIASGNTHLLGTSGTATTIAGIHLGLEYYDRRRVDGCWLSADQVRAVSERLTAMKHEERVRQGCIGRERADLIVAGAAILEALLRAWTCDRLRVADRGLREGILATLMAEDGVHDLWRRRTRRFRRK from the coding sequence GTGGCGAGGCCGTCGCGCCGCGGCTTCATCGTCGTTGACGCCTTTTCCCGCGTCATCAAGCTGGGCGAGGGGATCACCCAGAGCGGCGCGCTGTCGGAACAGGCGATGAGGCGCACCATTGACGCCCTCAAGGTCTGTGCGGAGAAGATGATCCGCCGCGGGGTGCAGCGCTCGCGCCTGATCGCCACCGAAGCCTGCCGCGTCGCCAGCAATGCGGAAGAGTTCGTCGGGCGGGTGCGTGAGGAGACCGGCCTGGAGCTGGAAATCATCGACCGGGAAACAGAAGCGCGCCTCGCCGTCAGCGGCTGCGCCTCGCTGATCGACCGGCAGAGCGATGGCGCGCTGGTGTTTGACATCGGCGGGGGCTCCTCCGAGCTGATCTTCCTGGACCTGCGCTGCATGAAGGACCAGCAGAAGCGCCGTCCGCATGACCGGTTGTGGGCGCAGGACTGCGTCGCAGCCTGGACTTCCCTGCCGGTTGGCGTGGTCACGCTGGCCGAGCAGTTCGCCGGCGAGCCGATGGATCAGCGCACCTTCGAGGCAATGGTCCGCGAGGTGCATCGTGCATTGCAGGATTTCGACTTGGAGCACGGCGTCTCGGGCCGCATTGCCAGCGGCAACACGCATCTGCTCGGCACTTCTGGCACGGCGACCACCATTGCAGGTATCCATCTCGGCCTGGAATACTATGACCGCCGGCGCGTCGATGGTTGCTGGTTGAGCGCCGATCAGGTCCGGGCGGTTTCGGAGCGCCTGACCGCGATGAAACATGAAGAACGTGTGCGGCAGGGTTGCATCGGGCGCGAGCGGGCCGATCTCATCGTTGCGGGCGCGGCCATCCTTGAGGCGTTGCTGCGGGCCTGGACCTGCGACCGCCTGCGGGTCGCGGACCGTGGCCTGCGGGAAGGCATCCTTGCCACGCTGATGGCGGAGGATGGGGTGCACGATCTCTGGCGCCGGCGCACGCGCCGCTTCCGCCGCAAGTAA
- the ptsN gene encoding PTS IIA-like nitrogen regulatory protein PtsN — MDLSDLISSEGIIPALKANSKKQVLQELSKKAAAMTGLAQRDIFDTLLQRERLGSTATGNGIAIPHGMVPGLERVTVLFARLQKPVEFEAIDEKPVDLVFLLLAPERAGADHLNALSRISRLLSKANVAQKLRASNDRDTLYALLTEPIASHAA, encoded by the coding sequence ATGGATCTCAGCGATCTGATCTCGTCCGAAGGCATCATTCCGGCTCTCAAGGCCAACAGCAAGAAGCAGGTGCTGCAGGAGCTGTCGAAGAAAGCTGCGGCAATGACGGGCCTGGCGCAGAGAGACATCTTCGACACCCTGCTTCAGCGTGAGCGCCTTGGCTCGACCGCTACGGGCAACGGGATTGCGATTCCGCATGGCATGGTGCCCGGGCTTGAGCGCGTGACGGTCCTGTTCGCGCGGCTGCAGAAGCCGGTCGAATTCGAGGCGATTGACGAGAAGCCGGTGGATTTGGTGTTTCTGCTGCTGGCGCCGGAGCGCGCGGGCGCGGATCATCTGAACGCGCTGTCGCGGATTTCGCGGCTGCTGAGCAAGGCGAACGTGGCGCAGAAGCTGCGCGCCTCCAACGATCGAGACACGCTTTATGCGTTACTGACGGAGCCGATTGCTTCGCACGCGGCCTGA
- a CDS encoding sulfite exporter TauE/SafE family protein, with translation MYDPAELALIAAAFLIAGTVKGVVGMGMPSVSVALLTATLGLTNGLALMVIPTCITNVWQTAYSPNLRAALRRHWLFLSTAVVMVIPGATALTFVDVELLSGVLGVVLILYAIASLAHFRLEIPPRHETWAGALSGAATGAITGMTGSSIVPGVIFLQSLGLPRAELVPAMGMLFGACAIMLALTLGQIGIVTRETLVISTAALIPALIGMEIGQRLAKRLSESLFRRVLFYALMLLGLYIILRAVL, from the coding sequence ATGTATGACCCCGCCGAACTCGCCCTGATCGCCGCGGCCTTTTTGATCGCCGGAACCGTGAAGGGTGTCGTCGGCATGGGGATGCCCTCGGTCAGCGTTGCCCTTCTGACCGCGACGCTAGGGCTGACCAACGGCCTCGCACTCATGGTCATCCCGACGTGTATAACGAATGTCTGGCAGACGGCCTACAGCCCCAACCTGCGCGCTGCACTGCGCCGGCACTGGCTGTTCCTGAGCACGGCAGTCGTGATGGTGATCCCTGGCGCGACGGCGCTGACCTTCGTCGATGTCGAGCTGCTGTCCGGGGTGCTGGGGGTGGTGCTGATCCTCTACGCCATAGCGAGCCTGGCGCATTTCCGGCTGGAGATACCGCCGAGGCACGAGACCTGGGCCGGCGCACTGTCAGGCGCCGCGACCGGCGCGATTACCGGCATGACCGGGTCGAGCATCGTGCCCGGCGTTATCTTCCTGCAGTCGCTCGGCCTGCCACGCGCTGAACTCGTGCCGGCCATGGGCATGCTGTTTGGCGCCTGCGCGATCATGCTCGCGCTCACGCTCGGCCAGATCGGCATCGTCACGCGGGAGACGCTGGTAATATCCACCGCCGCGCTCATCCCCGCCCTTATCGGGATGGAAATCGGCCAACGCCTCGCCAAGCGCCTGTCCGAGTCACTGTTTCGCCGCGTGCTGTTCTACGCGCTGATGCTGCTGGGGCTTTACATCATCCTGCGCGCCGTGCTGTGA
- a CDS encoding RlmE family RNA methyltransferase, protein MARKQSGKRGASGRGRRDMTVRVRTARGRKASSTRWLQRQLNDPYVAAARREGYRSRAAYKLIEIDDKHQLLKAGAVVVDLGAAPGGWSQVAAQRVMPGGKVIAIDLLEMNPLPDVTVLQGDFLEDTGLEAVNAALAGQKADVVLSDMAPSSTGHRQTDHLRTVALAEAALDFALRVLAPDGTFLAKVFQGGAERDMLDLLKRSFASVRHVKPKASRAESPETYVLATGFRGTEADKSP, encoded by the coding sequence ATGGCACGCAAGCAATCCGGCAAGCGCGGAGCCTCCGGCCGCGGCCGGCGCGACATGACCGTGCGCGTCAGGACCGCCCGGGGCCGCAAAGCATCCTCGACCCGCTGGCTCCAGCGACAGCTCAACGACCCTTACGTCGCCGCTGCCAGGCGCGAGGGGTACCGCTCCCGCGCGGCCTACAAGCTCATCGAGATCGACGATAAGCATCAGCTTCTGAAGGCGGGCGCCGTCGTGGTGGACCTCGGCGCGGCGCCCGGCGGCTGGTCGCAGGTCGCGGCCCAGCGGGTGATGCCGGGCGGCAAGGTGATCGCCATCGACCTTCTGGAGATGAATCCCCTGCCGGATGTCACGGTGCTGCAGGGCGATTTCCTGGAGGACACCGGGCTTGAGGCAGTCAATGCGGCGCTCGCAGGCCAGAAGGCCGACGTCGTGCTCTCCGACATGGCACCGTCCTCGACCGGGCACCGCCAGACCGATCACCTGCGAACCGTCGCGCTTGCCGAGGCCGCGCTCGACTTCGCCCTGCGCGTGCTTGCGCCTGACGGCACGTTTCTCGCAAAGGTCTTTCAGGGCGGAGCGGAGCGGGACATGCTCGATCTGCTGAAGCGGTCCTTTGCCAGTGTACGGCACGTCAAGCCGAAGGCCAGCCGCGCCGAGTCGCCCGAAACCTACGTACTGGCGACGGGCTTTCGGGGCACAGAGGCTGATAAATCGCCGTGA
- the lptC gene encoding LPS export ABC transporter periplasmic protein LptC: MSVDADHAGQSRGFVVQLSTEERARAFRAARRHSIAVKTLKVLLPLAALGMVSLYFIPTRLAIEIDGATASLEGVSVESGNLKMVNPKLSGMHPDYGRYEIRADTAMQNVDTPQKVLLDAITGSLVSPDGDTTRLQALSGLFDTEAQRLTFQDGVSIEGRAGLSVKLRSATVHFADQLIVSDEPVSMQFRGSRITADGVRLNTGKARVVFSGDVKVRLEPRRETDTQ, from the coding sequence ATGTCAGTTGATGCCGATCACGCCGGCCAGTCGCGCGGCTTTGTCGTCCAACTCTCGACCGAAGAGCGGGCTCGGGCCTTTCGTGCGGCACGGCGGCATTCCATCGCGGTCAAGACGCTCAAGGTGCTGTTGCCGCTGGCCGCGCTCGGGATGGTCAGCCTGTATTTCATCCCTACGCGCCTGGCCATCGAGATCGACGGTGCGACAGCATCACTGGAGGGCGTGTCGGTTGAGTCGGGCAACCTGAAAATGGTCAATCCGAAGCTCTCGGGCATGCATCCCGACTATGGCCGCTACGAAATCCGTGCGGACACGGCGATGCAGAATGTGGATACGCCGCAAAAAGTCCTCCTGGATGCGATTACGGGCTCGCTGGTGTCACCGGATGGCGATACCACTCGCCTGCAGGCGCTGAGCGGTCTGTTCGACACCGAAGCCCAGCGTCTTACCTTTCAGGACGGCGTTTCGATCGAAGGGCGCGCCGGGTTATCGGTCAAGCTGCGTTCGGCGACCGTTCATTTTGCTGATCAGTTGATTGTCTCGGACGAGCCGGTTTCGATGCAGTTCCGCGGCAGCCGGATTACGGCAGATGGCGTCCGATTGAACACGGGCAAGGCGCGCGTCGTGTTTTCGGGAGATGTGAAGGTCCGGCTGGAGCCACGGAGGGAAACGGACACACAATGA